One part of the Bacillota bacterium genome encodes these proteins:
- a CDS encoding YjbH domain-containing protein, translated as MRKTGIAVTVALLLVAAAAAGPRSYASTTYTGETGLLLVPSADTLGANTLSIGYGHLRLVNIVSVGAGLTPNLEVGIGSRGFSDGASVYPLLKLRLTGESRDMPAVAVGLEDNALYVAASKRLSARGARVHVGVGSGRFNGLFAGVDLVLNPVTISGGGSAGFPVTTLIGEYVGGDFNVGARFDVANGLALDVGLLDMNTLSAGVSFKLKF; from the coding sequence GTGAGAAAAACCGGTATTGCCGTGACAGTCGCGCTCTTGCTCGTTGCTGCGGCCGCCGCGGGTCCTCGAAGCTATGCCTCGACCACGTACACCGGAGAAACCGGGCTGCTTCTGGTGCCTTCGGCCGACACGCTCGGTGCGAACACCCTTAGCATCGGCTACGGTCATCTGAGACTGGTGAACATCGTGTCTGTCGGGGCTGGGCTTACGCCGAACCTCGAGGTAGGCATCGGCTCCAGGGGGTTCAGCGACGGAGCTTCCGTATATCCCCTCTTGAAGCTCAGGCTGACGGGGGAGTCGCGCGACATGCCCGCGGTCGCGGTAGGTCTTGAGGACAACGCTCTATACGTGGCCGCGAGCAAGCGGCTCTCCGCACGGGGTGCCCGCGTCCATGTGGGGGTTGGCTCCGGGAGGTTCAACGGGCTGTTCGCCGGGGTCGACCTCGTGCTGAACCCGGTGACTATCTCGGGTGGGGGCTCGGCAGGGTTCCCTGTGACCACCCTCATAGGCGAGTATGTCGGCGGCGACTTCAATGTGGGCGCCAGGTTCGACGTTGCGAACGGTCTTGCGCTCGACGTCGGGCTCCTTGACATGAACACGCTTTCGGCCGGCGTGTCGTTCAAGTTGAAGTTCTGA
- a CDS encoding BamA/TamA family outer membrane protein: MNWFSRPRATRRKVAFTALTALAVVMGLGLLSACAFAQVPTGEKVVAVEIDGLKTIPQETVMEVVKVKVGDTLTEDAVRADMQAISDLGLFFNVSARFHPDLGGIRLVYEVVENPKVKSIAFKGNEAVSTDKLDLLMSIKPGEILNVKKLNGDLERILKYYYNEGYSARISDVNVSEQGDVTIVLEELRISDVRVEGNTKTKEYVIRRQITVKPGELLNVNKLRDDQRRLVNLGIFESVDIKLDPDEAKTGYIVTYVVKEAKTGSAAFGAGWSSAEGFIGYIEVAEDNFLGRQQRVNINWQFGGGQNSYELGFYDPWLDNQRTSLGLSLYSRTSRVDRNWDSESYQLIGESDTPDKVRYSEQRKGGSVSVGRPLNANTRASLSLRIDAAKLVPLPAEGEEQPVWAWAPGKDPSGETRSLTLSVVNDTRDYYMNPTSGSLKQVSVEMAGGILGGDYTFGKYQAAGSVYREVFRNQVLALHVATGLSTGTLPPQEQYRIGGAESLRGYDYGEFYGDKMVLANAEYRFQIIKGLQGVVFVDTGGTWLKGESMDLADLSTGAGAGVRIDTPIGMLRIDYGVGKRGGQVYFSFGQMF, translated from the coding sequence GTGAACTGGTTTTCCAGACCCCGGGCCACAAGACGTAAGGTCGCATTCACAGCACTCACCGCGCTGGCGGTCGTGATGGGCTTGGGCCTTCTGTCCGCCTGCGCGTTCGCGCAAGTTCCAACGGGCGAGAAGGTCGTCGCGGTCGAGATCGATGGTCTGAAGACCATCCCGCAGGAGACCGTGATGGAAGTCGTGAAGGTGAAGGTGGGCGACACGCTGACGGAGGACGCTGTTAGGGCCGACATGCAGGCCATCAGCGATCTCGGACTGTTCTTCAACGTGTCGGCGAGGTTTCATCCCGATCTCGGCGGGATAAGGCTTGTATACGAGGTTGTCGAGAACCCCAAGGTGAAGAGCATCGCCTTTAAAGGCAATGAGGCTGTCAGCACGGACAAGCTCGACCTCCTCATGAGCATAAAGCCAGGCGAGATCCTGAACGTTAAGAAGCTCAACGGCGACCTTGAGCGCATTCTGAAGTATTACTACAATGAGGGTTACTCCGCGAGGATAAGCGACGTCAATGTCTCGGAGCAAGGCGACGTCACGATCGTCCTGGAGGAGCTCCGCATAAGCGACGTGCGGGTCGAAGGGAACACCAAGACCAAGGAGTACGTGATCAGAAGGCAGATCACGGTGAAACCCGGCGAACTCCTCAACGTGAACAAGCTCCGGGACGACCAGCGGAGGCTCGTCAACCTCGGGATCTTCGAGAGCGTCGACATCAAGCTGGACCCGGACGAAGCCAAGACCGGCTACATAGTCACGTATGTCGTGAAGGAGGCCAAGACTGGCAGCGCCGCGTTCGGCGCGGGATGGAGCTCGGCCGAGGGGTTCATCGGGTACATCGAGGTGGCCGAGGACAATTTCCTCGGCCGACAGCAGCGTGTGAACATAAACTGGCAGTTCGGCGGCGGGCAAAACTCATATGAGCTTGGGTTCTACGATCCCTGGCTCGACAACCAGAGGACATCCCTGGGCCTGAGCCTCTATAGCCGCACGTCCAGGGTGGATAGGAACTGGGACAGCGAAAGCTATCAGTTGATAGGCGAAAGTGACACCCCAGACAAGGTCAGGTACAGCGAACAGCGCAAGGGTGGCAGCGTGTCGGTAGGGCGGCCACTGAACGCTAATACGCGGGCATCGCTGTCGCTGAGGATAGACGCGGCCAAGCTCGTCCCGCTTCCAGCGGAAGGGGAAGAACAGCCGGTATGGGCGTGGGCACCGGGCAAGGACCCTAGTGGCGAGACGAGGAGCCTGACCCTTTCGGTGGTCAATGATACCCGTGACTACTACATGAATCCAACGAGCGGTAGCCTCAAGCAAGTCTCTGTGGAGATGGCCGGTGGAATCCTTGGCGGCGACTACACGTTCGGCAAGTATCAGGCTGCGGGCAGCGTGTATCGTGAAGTGTTCCGTAATCAAGTGCTCGCCCTGCACGTCGCCACCGGGTTGTCCACAGGGACGCTCCCGCCGCAGGAGCAGTATCGTATTGGCGGCGCGGAGTCGCTCCGCGGGTACGATTACGGCGAGTTCTACGGGGACAAGATGGTCCTCGCGAACGCGGAGTACAGGTTCCAGATCATCAAGGGCCTGCAGGGCGTGGTCTTCGTGGACACCGGTGGGACATGGCTCAAGGGCGAGTCCATGGACCTCGCCGACCTCTCGACCGGTGCGGGTGCAGGCGTGCGCATCGACACCCCCATCGGGATGCTCCGGATAGACTACGGCGTCGGCAAGAGAGGCGGTCAGGTCTATTTCAGCTTCGGACAGATGTTCTAG
- a CDS encoding OmpH family outer membrane protein yields MLKSSTKLLGLLVIAVAAVAVIVSLNGSSVLRAAGESSVVGFVYSPKIIAAVEGSADYGKARKTYEDFAQQLQKDYDAQSAKMDDATKQAKLAELEQKLAAKQVELNKPFQDKIQKAIEEVAKSEGVSIVLSQRVEFEAFVPVRGKDDKIVGSQPAPVSLPIVVTGGKDLTDLVIKKLGLK; encoded by the coding sequence ATGCTTAAAAGCTCAACGAAGTTACTGGGTTTATTGGTGATTGCGGTGGCTGCAGTCGCCGTCATTGTGAGCTTGAACGGGTCCTCGGTGTTGCGTGCCGCGGGCGAATCGTCCGTCGTCGGTTTCGTGTACTCCCCGAAGATAATCGCGGCGGTGGAAGGTTCAGCCGACTATGGAAAGGCCAGGAAGACTTACGAAGACTTCGCCCAGCAGCTCCAAAAGGACTACGACGCCCAGTCTGCGAAGATGGATGACGCGACCAAGCAGGCTAAGCTAGCGGAGCTTGAACAGAAGCTCGCCGCGAAGCAGGTGGAGCTCAACAAGCCCTTCCAGGACAAGATACAGAAGGCTATAGAAGAGGTCGCCAAGAGTGAGGGCGTGTCGATCGTCCTCAGCCAGCGGGTGGAGTTCGAGGCTTTCGTGCCGGTTCGCGGGAAGGACGACAAGATAGTAGGCTCCCAGCCTGCTCCTGTGTCCCTGCCGATCGTCGTGACCGGCGGCAAAGACCTGACAGATCTCGTGATAAAGAAGCTTGGTCTCAAGTAA
- the lpxD gene encoding UDP-3-O-(3-hydroxymyristoyl)glucosamine N-acyltransferase yields METHKEWTLGELAAMVGGELEGDPLLRITGVAPIDEAGPGDVTFAEDDKKASAAAGGGASAVVVRRGTRPFAKPRIVVDDPRLAFARILAAFEPERGVPAEGIDPRSVVHPSATVLRGARVGPNVTVEAGAVIGEGVVLYPGVYIGREAKVGAGTIIYPNVVVRERVVIGRNVIIHPGAVIGADGFGYVESGGVRRKIPQIGTVIIEDDVEIGANACVDRATMGATVIGKGTKVDNLVQIGHNVKVGEHCVIVALTGIGGSSEIGASCTLAGAVGIKDHVKVGPGSVVAAHTLVCANIPPGAFVSGSPARPHREQLAIEAAARKLPEFLERVRSLEAEIGEIKRSR; encoded by the coding sequence ATGGAGACGCACAAGGAATGGACTCTCGGGGAGTTGGCCGCGATGGTTGGGGGGGAGCTTGAGGGCGACCCCCTGCTTCGCATAACTGGGGTGGCGCCGATCGACGAGGCCGGGCCTGGCGACGTAACGTTTGCCGAGGATGATAAGAAGGCTTCCGCCGCTGCGGGTGGCGGAGCATCGGCCGTAGTGGTGCGCCGCGGGACGCGCCCCTTCGCCAAACCACGGATCGTCGTGGACGATCCAAGGCTTGCGTTTGCGAGGATCCTCGCGGCATTTGAGCCGGAACGCGGGGTTCCGGCCGAAGGCATCGACCCGCGTAGCGTCGTCCATCCGTCCGCCACGGTGCTCCGCGGGGCGCGAGTCGGGCCGAACGTGACTGTGGAAGCCGGAGCGGTCATCGGCGAAGGCGTTGTGCTGTACCCGGGTGTGTACATCGGGCGCGAGGCGAAAGTGGGCGCAGGCACCATCATTTACCCCAACGTGGTGGTGAGAGAGCGCGTTGTCATCGGAAGGAACGTGATCATCCACCCGGGCGCGGTCATAGGCGCCGACGGCTTTGGTTACGTGGAGTCAGGCGGGGTGCGTCGCAAGATCCCCCAGATAGGCACGGTCATCATCGAGGATGACGTGGAGATCGGCGCCAACGCGTGTGTCGACCGGGCCACGATGGGCGCCACGGTTATCGGCAAGGGCACAAAAGTGGACAACCTGGTCCAGATCGGCCACAACGTGAAAGTGGGCGAGCACTGCGTGATCGTCGCCCTAACAGGCATTGGTGGGTCAAGCGAGATCGGCGCCTCGTGTACCCTGGCGGGGGCGGTCGGCATCAAGGACCACGTGAAAGTCGGCCCGGGCAGCGTGGTCGCGGCGCACACTCTAGTGTGCGCCAATATCCCTCCGGGAGCGTTCGTCTCGGGCAGCCCCGCGCGACCGCACCGCGAGCAGCTCGCCATTGAGGCGGCCGCGCGGAAGCTGCCTGAGTTTCTCGAGCGTGTGCGCTCACTGGAGGCGGAGATCGGCGAGATCAAGCGGAGCCGCTGA
- a CDS encoding AMIN domain-containing protein — protein sequence MMCLRVSQTGGRGPGRGGTPRSRSSAWEVAYGVVVLTWVLAAMAFLPGAAFSQALPAAGGAGAAGQGLASGEDVLGQAGLLVGGVPSPLPIPAVFKGRCVLLPATFVSETLRIPMRYDPASQRLTFSIPSGKPAGAVEIIMHQRTWRLSSGEVREFPEAPTVTAGVPFVPADLLEITGEYKVSWDPQSKLVYLRGPDDPKVVMTGVRFSTYPDKVRVVFDFTGKTEFQVTQMKNPARVVVSFESTSVWGAIDRVIGDVAVNQVRLAPPEQGRAKVVLDFNYALPDVNAFWLENPARFVVDVPKLYDTRAALTVTRGVRYIVVNKGTPAGPLTVDVLEIDMKDPAISVRPVLAGKNGGPGLARVSEVAAREGAIAGVNGVFHAADGTPLGLVVIDGQLKAPPLMNRTALGIASDGTLLMDNVSMDERGNLVPDWRTLGVIHAIGGGPRLVKDGKVHITSGEERFKPDVAVGRAPRTAAGITSDGKLLLVAVTGRQAYHSIGVTLEELANLMIELGARDAMNLDGGGSSTMVVRDYVMNTPSDGQERRVADAILVFSSLQQIEPVGPMPPDGNPSKG from the coding sequence ATGATGTGCTTACGTGTGTCGCAGACCGGCGGAAGGGGGCCCGGGCGCGGCGGCACCCCGCGGAGTCGGAGTTCGGCCTGGGAAGTCGCGTACGGCGTGGTCGTGCTTACGTGGGTCTTAGCGGCTATGGCCTTTCTGCCCGGTGCCGCGTTCTCGCAAGCGCTCCCTGCTGCGGGCGGTGCAGGCGCAGCTGGTCAGGGGCTGGCGTCTGGCGAAGACGTCCTGGGCCAAGCGGGACTCCTTGTGGGCGGCGTGCCCTCGCCGCTTCCGATCCCGGCGGTCTTCAAGGGACGATGCGTGTTGCTGCCCGCTACGTTCGTGTCCGAGACGCTCAGGATCCCTATGAGGTACGATCCCGCCTCGCAGCGCCTGACTTTCAGCATACCCTCTGGCAAGCCCGCGGGGGCCGTTGAGATCATCATGCACCAGCGGACGTGGCGCCTGTCCTCCGGCGAGGTCCGGGAGTTTCCGGAGGCGCCGACCGTGACGGCCGGCGTGCCGTTCGTGCCCGCGGACCTTCTTGAGATAACCGGCGAGTACAAGGTAAGCTGGGATCCCCAATCGAAGCTCGTGTACCTACGCGGTCCCGACGACCCGAAGGTGGTCATGACGGGCGTCAGGTTCAGCACTTACCCGGATAAGGTCCGTGTGGTATTCGACTTTACGGGCAAGACGGAATTCCAGGTGACACAGATGAAGAACCCGGCAAGGGTCGTCGTGAGCTTCGAGAGCACATCCGTGTGGGGCGCGATAGACCGCGTCATCGGGGATGTCGCCGTGAACCAGGTAAGATTGGCGCCCCCCGAGCAGGGTAGGGCCAAGGTAGTCCTGGACTTCAACTACGCGCTCCCCGATGTGAACGCTTTCTGGCTTGAGAACCCAGCGAGGTTCGTCGTTGACGTGCCGAAGCTGTACGACACCAGGGCCGCGCTCACCGTCACGCGGGGTGTGCGATATATAGTGGTCAACAAGGGTACCCCGGCGGGGCCGCTCACAGTGGACGTCCTGGAGATCGACATGAAGGACCCGGCGATCTCTGTGCGACCGGTGCTTGCCGGGAAGAACGGAGGCCCTGGCCTCGCGAGGGTTAGCGAGGTCGCAGCAAGGGAGGGGGCCATCGCGGGAGTGAACGGGGTGTTTCACGCGGCGGACGGCACGCCCCTTGGGCTCGTGGTGATCGATGGCCAGCTCAAGGCGCCGCCGCTCATGAATCGCACGGCCCTTGGGATCGCCTCTGATGGTACGCTCCTCATGGACAACGTGTCCATGGACGAGAGGGGCAACCTCGTCCCCGATTGGAGAACGCTCGGGGTCATCCATGCCATCGGCGGAGGCCCGAGGCTCGTGAAGGACGGCAAGGTGCACATCACGTCCGGCGAGGAGAGGTTCAAGCCGGACGTTGCGGTCGGACGTGCGCCCCGGACCGCCGCGGGCATCACCTCTGACGGGAAGCTCCTCCTCGTGGCGGTGACCGGGCGGCAGGCTTACCACAGCATCGGGGTCACGTTGGAGGAGCTCGCGAACTTAATGATCGAGCTCGGGGCGCGAGACGCGATGAATCTGGACGGCGGTGGTTCATCCACCATGGTCGTCCGCGATTACGTCATGAATACACCCTCAGACGGCCAAGAGCGGAGGGTTGCCGACGCCATTCTAGTTTTTTCCAGCCTTCAGCAGATCGAGCCGGTAGGCCCCATGCCGCCGGACGGTAACCCATCCAAAGGATAA
- a CDS encoding LPS-assembly protein LptD: MLLILALPTLALAAGPAGSAASSPEPARLSGDKLTVDLEARVARAEGNVVLTYKDLRITCDVLEVNTSSGELVATGHVELHDGDDVVTGDLLHYDLSERRGSITDGRAAVTGEGVEGKIYVTGQTFTSEPGKITVTGGSFTTCDLEEPHYHVEAGEIEVYVDDKIVLRNVSYWEGRLRLFYWPYLVLPIREENAFELPKIGYGPTEGWFVKTTYNYYRSPSFRGSLYLDYLSRLGVGAGVKHMYKAGALGSGFVYVYGVVSPLTALASSKFEVSHDAELGGGVAAHLGLRYSEAATADGATSDKELKGIAQLSQKDEQGSASVTVERTVDRGSAPSDETRVSATLSRRTAGGLSLSGSAVYLDYSVPGGDTGSAGSSERFLNYKLDVSKDTPVGSLRSVWEQYVKPRERQEQEEEGEVEPLPYDAIGRAPEVTFQSKPFQIGSIPLDLQVTAAYGRYSERPSGWTYPGTVKAARTELGLVAPPRSYTLLPGVRGTVSGGLVFDSYTSGQDRYVASANLTLETGAFANALRLKGGYEYCGVFGDTPFAFDEKTREGLVSGSLAFSRGPLTFSLEGGYDLYTEQYKDFIGWLRISQPQRGAWSVEAQATYDPDAAAMKEAVGKIEISPSERGAFKLGARYSFPKQALDRVESDVELNVGNAWKVQWTVVYGGPSKGVLKGNVGVTRDLHCRELRISYSYTDNQVWLEYRIKTFPYEGIRFGLGDQGVLF, encoded by the coding sequence ATGCTTCTCATCCTTGCCCTCCCGACGCTTGCGCTTGCAGCGGGGCCGGCCGGGTCGGCCGCCTCTTCGCCGGAGCCCGCGCGTCTCTCGGGTGACAAGTTGACCGTGGACCTTGAGGCGAGAGTCGCACGCGCCGAGGGCAACGTGGTGCTTACCTACAAGGACCTCCGGATCACGTGCGACGTTCTTGAGGTGAACACCTCCTCTGGGGAGCTCGTGGCCACCGGACATGTGGAGCTTCACGACGGCGACGATGTGGTCACCGGCGACCTGCTCCATTACGACCTCAGCGAAAGGCGCGGCAGCATCACCGATGGGCGAGCGGCCGTCACCGGAGAGGGTGTCGAAGGCAAGATATACGTGACGGGACAGACGTTCACCTCTGAACCCGGCAAGATCACCGTGACCGGCGGCTCGTTCACCACATGCGATCTTGAGGAGCCCCACTATCACGTGGAGGCGGGGGAGATAGAGGTATACGTGGACGACAAAATCGTCCTCAGGAACGTGTCTTACTGGGAGGGGAGGCTCCGGCTCTTCTACTGGCCGTACCTGGTGTTGCCCATCCGGGAGGAGAACGCGTTCGAGCTCCCGAAGATCGGCTACGGGCCGACTGAGGGATGGTTCGTGAAAACAACGTACAACTACTACCGTAGTCCTTCCTTCCGAGGCTCGCTGTACCTCGATTATCTCAGCAGGCTGGGCGTGGGCGCGGGGGTAAAGCACATGTACAAAGCCGGGGCCCTGGGCAGCGGGTTCGTGTACGTGTACGGCGTTGTCAGTCCCCTTACGGCGCTCGCTAGTTCGAAGTTCGAGGTCTCTCACGACGCAGAGCTCGGCGGTGGTGTAGCGGCCCATCTTGGCCTCCGATACAGCGAGGCGGCGACAGCGGATGGTGCCACTTCCGATAAGGAACTAAAGGGGATTGCACAGCTCTCTCAAAAGGACGAGCAGGGTTCCGCGAGCGTCACCGTGGAGAGGACCGTGGACCGGGGCAGTGCGCCGAGCGACGAGACCCGGGTCTCGGCGACCCTGAGCCGCAGGACGGCTGGGGGGCTGTCTCTTTCCGGGAGCGCCGTATACCTAGACTACAGCGTGCCCGGAGGCGACACCGGCTCAGCTGGTTCGTCCGAGAGGTTCCTCAACTACAAGTTGGACGTCTCCAAGGACACCCCCGTCGGCTCGCTGCGGTCCGTCTGGGAGCAATACGTAAAGCCCCGGGAACGCCAGGAGCAGGAGGAAGAGGGAGAGGTGGAGCCGCTGCCGTACGACGCGATAGGCCGCGCGCCCGAGGTCACGTTCCAGAGCAAGCCGTTCCAGATCGGAAGCATTCCATTGGATCTGCAGGTGACGGCGGCGTATGGCCGGTACTCCGAGAGGCCGTCCGGATGGACCTACCCGGGCACGGTGAAGGCCGCCAGGACGGAGCTTGGGCTCGTTGCTCCGCCGAGGTCTTACACTCTCCTGCCGGGTGTGCGGGGGACGGTTTCCGGCGGGCTCGTGTTCGACAGCTATACCAGTGGACAGGACCGCTACGTGGCCTCTGCAAACCTGACGCTGGAGACAGGGGCGTTCGCGAACGCCCTGCGCCTGAAGGGTGGCTACGAATACTGCGGGGTCTTTGGCGATACGCCCTTCGCCTTTGACGAGAAGACCCGCGAGGGGCTTGTGAGCGGCAGCCTCGCGTTCTCACGCGGTCCTTTGACCTTTTCCCTCGAAGGGGGATATGACCTTTATACAGAGCAGTACAAGGACTTCATAGGGTGGCTGCGGATATCGCAGCCGCAGCGCGGCGCGTGGTCTGTCGAGGCGCAGGCGACCTACGATCCCGACGCGGCGGCTATGAAGGAAGCTGTAGGTAAGATAGAGATCTCGCCGTCGGAACGGGGAGCCTTTAAGCTCGGCGCGAGGTATAGCTTTCCCAAGCAGGCCCTGGACAGGGTCGAGAGCGACGTCGAGCTGAATGTCGGGAATGCCTGGAAGGTGCAGTGGACGGTGGTGTACGGAGGCCCGTCGAAAGGCGTGCTCAAGGGCAACGTCGGTGTGACGCGCGATCTGCATTGCCGGGAGCTCAGGATCTCGTACAGCTATACTGACAACCAGGTGTGGCTGGAGTACCGGATCAAAACGTTCCCGTACGAAGGCATACGGTTCGGCCTCGGCGACCAAGGCGTGCTGTTCTGA
- a CDS encoding YjgP/YjgQ family permease, translating to MAKEFCGPFTGCVAGFVLIALAGQLFWLAELIIVKKIAASAVARMLFYKLPDAVVQSLPVATLFGALLAIARLSKDSELSALRASGARVPRLILPLLVMALLVSALTFWLNERVVPWANHEYENMVRKLVLQEALPSVEENVFFRATGDRFFYVREVDPNAHVLRDVMVYEVRPDKPPRIITARQGMATGMIWALEDGVVHDLDADGYVAYEAKFKSMTMELDEDFDAFFGEQKTPAEMSRKELGEHIALFRRSGIKVNALMVDYDLKLALPLAALVLVLTGAPLGVAGPRSGRLFGAAVSGCLAFFYYVLSSVLRSLGCNEVLPPLVAAWAPNILYAAAGVFLMIRSERVR from the coding sequence TTGGCCAAAGAGTTTTGCGGCCCGTTCACCGGGTGTGTCGCAGGGTTCGTTCTCATTGCGCTTGCAGGGCAACTCTTTTGGCTCGCCGAGCTTATCATAGTCAAGAAGATAGCCGCTTCTGCGGTTGCGAGGATGCTCTTTTACAAGCTTCCCGACGCGGTGGTGCAGTCGCTTCCCGTAGCCACGCTCTTCGGCGCCCTCCTGGCCATAGCACGTCTTTCTAAGGACAGCGAGCTTTCGGCGCTGCGAGCGAGCGGCGCCAGGGTTCCCAGGCTCATTCTCCCCCTTCTCGTCATGGCCCTCCTGGTGAGTGCCCTAACCTTCTGGCTCAACGAGCGGGTCGTCCCATGGGCGAACCACGAATACGAGAACATGGTGAGAAAGCTCGTCCTTCAGGAGGCCCTCCCATCGGTTGAGGAAAACGTGTTCTTTCGGGCAACCGGGGATAGGTTTTTCTACGTGCGAGAGGTGGACCCGAACGCCCACGTTCTCCGCGATGTCATGGTGTATGAGGTGAGGCCAGATAAACCCCCAAGGATTATCACCGCGCGCCAGGGGATGGCTACGGGCATGATTTGGGCTCTCGAGGACGGCGTGGTCCACGACCTCGACGCTGATGGGTACGTCGCTTACGAGGCGAAGTTCAAATCGATGACCATGGAGCTGGATGAGGATTTCGACGCGTTCTTCGGCGAGCAGAAAACCCCTGCGGAGATGAGCCGCAAGGAGCTCGGCGAGCACATCGCCCTCTTCCGGCGGAGCGGGATCAAGGTGAACGCCCTCATGGTGGATTACGATCTCAAGCTCGCCCTGCCCCTCGCCGCCCTCGTGCTCGTCCTCACGGGCGCTCCTCTCGGTGTGGCGGGCCCGAGGTCGGGGAGACTTTTCGGCGCCGCCGTGAGCGGGTGCTTGGCCTTCTTTTACTACGTGTTGTCGTCTGTTCTGCGCTCGCTCGGCTGCAATGAGGTTCTCCCGCCGCTTGTTGCGGCGTGGGCACCCAATATCCTGTACGCGGCGGCGGGAGTATTTCTCATGATACGAAGTGAGAGGGTGCGGTGA